The DNA segment GGTAGCCGACGAGGTCCGGTTCGTCGATGGTGATCGGCGTGGGATCCGCGGCGAGTCTGGTGGTCGCCTTGCGCATCGCCTTGGCGAGCAGCCGTTCGAACTGCCGCACCCCGGGTTCGCGGGTGTAGTCGGCAGCGATCTTGCGCAGCGCCTCGTCGGTCACGGTCACCTCGTCGGCGGTCAGCGCCGCCCGGTCCCGCTGGCGCGGCAGCAGGAAGTCGCGGGCGATGGCCACCTTGTCGTCGGAGGTGTACCCGTCGATCTGTACCAGCTCCATGCGATCCAGCAGGGCCTGCGGGATGTTCTCGATGACGTTGGCCGTCGCCAGGAACACCACGTCGCTCAGGTCGAGATCCAGATCGAGGTAGTGGTCGCGGAACGTGTGGTTCTGCGCCGGATCGAGCACCTCGAGCAGCGCCGCGGCCGGATCGCCGCGGTAGTCGCTGCCCACCTTGTCGATCTCGTCGAGCAGCACAACGGGATTCATCGAACCCGCCTCGCCGATCGCCCGCACGATGCGGCCCGGCAGCGCGCCGACGTATGTGCGCCGGTGTCCCCGGATCTCGGCCTCGTCGCGCACACCGCCGAGGGCGACGCGCACGAACTTGCGGCCCAGCGCCCGGGCCACGCTCTCACCCAGCGACGTCTTGCCGACGCCGGGGGGACCCGCCAGCACCATCACGGCGCCGGAGCCGCGGCCGCCGACGACCTGCAGCCCGCGCTGGGCGCGACGCGCCCGCACGGCCAGGTACTCGACGATGCGGTCCTTCACGTCGTCGAGGCCGTGGTGGTCGGCGTCGAGGATCTCCCGAGCGGCCGTCAGATCCGTCGAATCCTCGGTGACGGTGTTCCACGGCAGGTCGAGCACGGTGTCCAGCCAGGTGCGGATCCAGCCGCCCTCGGGGCTCTGATCGCTGGCGCGTTCGAGTTTGCCGACCTCACGCAGCGCGGCCTCGCGCACCTTCTCGGGCAGGTCGGCGGCCTCGACACGGGCCCGGTAGTCGTCCGGGTTTTCTTCGCCCTCCGGTCCAAACTCCCCGAGTTCCTTGCGGATCGCCGCGAGCTGCTGGCGCAGCAGGAACTCCTTCTGTTGCTTCTCCATGCCGGACCGGACGTCCTCGGCGATCTTGTCGTTGACCTCGACCTCGGCGAGGTGGTCAGCGGTCCAGTCGATCAACGCGCGCAACCGCTCGACGACGTCGGGTGTCTCCAGCAGTTGACGCTTCTGCACCTGCGTGAGGTACGAGGCGTAGCCGGCGGTGTCGGCCAGCGCCGACGGGTCGGTCAGCTCGTTGACGAAGTCGATGATCTGCCAGGCCTCGCGGCGCTGCAGCATCGCCAGCAGCAGCTTCTTGTACTCCGCGGCCAGGGCGCGGGTGTCGTCGGTGATCTCGGGTTCGGGCACTTCCTCGACCGAGACCCACAGGGCCGCGCCGGGTCCGTTGACGCCGGCGCCGATGTGCGCACGGCTCTTGCCGCGGACGACGGCGGCGGTGCCGTTGCCGCCGGGGATGCGACCCACCTGCACGATCGTCGCGAGGACACCGTAGGTGGGGTAGCGGTCGCCGAGTCGGGGAGCGATGAGCAGCTCACCGGATTCGGTGGCGCGGGCCGCGTCGACGGCGGCCCGGGCGGTGTCGTCGAGTTCGATCGGCACGACCATGCCGGGCAGCACGATCGCGTCACTCGAGAACAACACCGGCACTGATGTGGCTTGAGCCATGTGATCCTCCAAAGTTCAGTCAGATCGACTCAACCTTGGCGGCGGGCGGTTTGTTCCCCGGGTCAGGGTTCCTCGGTCTGATACGGCGACCGGCTCCGGCGCGGCCGGTCCAGCCAGCGCGTGACCCGCGGTTCGAACACGGCGAGCAGCGTGGCAACGACGAACCAGAGCAGCGCCATCACCACGGTGGTGTTCCACGCGTCCATCGAGTAGCCCTCGGGGTCCTCGCTGTGGAAGTACGGGCCGACGATCCCGAACTGAATGGCCGGAGCGACGGCGATGCAGAACGCCAATCCGGTGGTGGCGCCGAATGCTCCCCGCAACAGCAGGGCCCTGGGCGTGTGGGTCGGCGGTGCGGGCCGGTGGTGGGCCAGCAGGATGAGCAGCAGCATCAGGCCGATGACCACGGCGAGCAGATCCCAGTCACCGCCCCCGAAGATGAAGGCGACGGCACCGGCGACGGTGGCCAGCGCCAGCGCGCCGGGGTCCACCCGCGGTTGCTGTTCGTACGCCGGTACGGCAGTGCCCTCGTCGACCATTGCGCCACTCTAAAGCCGCGGCCGGTCGACGAGGGGGTCGTTTGCCGCCCGACACTCCCGAAAAGGCAGGGAGCCTGCCGTGGGGGTGACGGCAGGCTCCCTGGTTGTGGGTGGTTCTACAGGCTGGGGTCAGACACGGGGATCAGACACTGCCCTGTGCGCCCAGCACCCGCTGGATGTCCGGCTTCATCTGCTGCAGCTGCTGTCCCCAGTAGCCCCAGGAGTGAGTGCCGTTCGCCGGGAAGTTGAACACCCCGTTGGTACCGCCCGCGGCGATGTAGTTGTCGCGGAAGGAGATGTTGGTGCGCAACGTGAATCCCTCGAGGAACTGGGCGGCCATCAGGTTGCCGCCGGATGTTCCGGCGTCGAGCTCCGACGGGGTGCCGGTACCGCAGTAGATCCAGACGCGCGTGTTGTTGGCGACCAGCTGGTTCATGTTGACCATCGGGTCGTTGCGCCGCCATGCCGGATCGCTGGCCGGGCCCCACATGCTCTCGGCGTTGTACTTGCCGGAGTCCTGCATCGCCAGCCCGATCAGCATCGGCCACCAGCCCTCGGAGGGGTTGAGGAAGCCCGACAGCGACGCCGCGTAGATGAACTTCTGCGGGTGGTAGATCGCGTAAGTGAGCGATGCGCTGCCGGCCATCGACAGGCCCACGACGGCGTTACCCGTCTGGGAGACACCGCGGTTGGCCTCCAACCACGCGGGCAGTTCCTGGGTCAGGAACGTCTCCCACTTGTAGGTGTAGTCCTGGCCGTTACCCCGGGACGGCTGGTACCAGTCGGTGTAGAAGCTGGACTGTCCGCCGACGGGCATGACCACCGACAGCCCCGACTGGTGGTACCACTCGAACGCGGGGGTGTTGATGTCCCAGCCGTTGTAGTCGTTCTGCGCCCGGAGCCCGTCGAGCAGGTAGACCGCGTGCGGTCCGCCGCCCTGGAACTGGATGCGGATGTTGCGGTTCATCGACTGGGAGAACACGTCGAGGTACTCGACCGGAAGACCCGGTCGCGAGAAGGCACCTGCGGTCGCCGTGACCCCTGCGAATCCCATCAGGCCCGGCAGTGCGGCCGCGGCGACCGCGACCACCGCCAACCGGCGCCTCCAGTTTCGCAACGTGCTGAGGAATTTCATAACGGCAAGCCACCCACCTTTCATCGCATGCCACAAGCATTTGCCGTCGCTTATCGGTCCCCATGAAACACGCGCCCCTCCTGTCACACACGTACCAACACGGGTCTGCGATATCGCGGTTGGCTAACGGTTTCGACTCGGCCCGTTACGAACCCGGTGCCCGTGGCTGCATGGCGTGCGCCACGGACGGGTAGTACCGGATCGTGACCGACTCCGACACCGATCCCTACGACCTCCAGCGATTCGTCGATGCGCAGGATCCCGTGTACGACACCGTGATCGGCGAGCTGCGCGCCGGGCGCAAGCGCACGCACTGGATCTGGTTCGTGTTCCCGCAGCTGCGCGGCCTCGGCCGAAGCCCGACCGCGCAGCACTACGGCATCGCCTCGCGCGAGGAGGCGGAGGCCTATCTGCGCCACGATGTCCTCGGGGCGCGGCTGAGGGAGTGCACCCGCCTGGTGCTCGCCATCGGCGGCCGCTCGATCGGGGAGATCTTCGGCTCACCCGACGATCTCAAAGTGCGCTCGTCGATGACGGTGTTCGCCCGCTGTACCGACGACGACGCGGATTTCCGCGGCGTCCTCGACAAGTTCTACGGCGGTCAGGAGGACTCCGCGACCGTCGAGCGGTTGTCGTGACCGCTCAGACCGGTGCGACGACGACCCATCCGTGCGGTGGCACGGTGACGTGGTCGACGTCCTCGGCAGGCGGCGCACCCGAACCGGCCACCACCCGTCCGCGGCCCAACGCGGTCCGCCGCAGCGACACGGCCAGCGGTTCGTCGCCGACGTTGAGGGCCACCACGAGCGCGTCGTCGCCGCGGCGCACCTCGTAGACGTACTGCTCGTTGGTCAGCTGCACCGCGCTGCTCGTCGCCCGGTGCAACCACGGATGGCGGCGGCGCAGCCCGATCAGGAACTTGTGCAGCCGGAAGATGTCACTGTCTTCGGCTGGCGGAGAGGCGAATTCGGGGCGTACCGCGTCGTCACCGCCGGCCCGGTCCTCCTTGACGCCGCGGTATCCCAGTTCGTCGCCTGCGTACACGCTGGGCACCCCGCCGATCGTGAACAGCAGCACGAGCGCGTGTTCGACGTGGCGGGGATCGGTCAACCGACTGGCGATGCGGGTGACGTCGTGGTTGCCGACGAAGGTCATCGGCGCGAACGTGGCGAGGAAATCGTTGTGCCGCTGCAACGCCCAGTCGAGTTCGTGGAAATTGGCGTCGTTGAGGCTGCTCCACACGGCCTTCCACAACTCGTACTGGGTGACCGAATCGAATCCGGCGGCCACCCGCTCGGCGTAGTCGCCGTGGATGACCTCGCCGACGAACCACGCCTGCCGATGGCGTTCCCGCACCCGCGGCAACACCTCGGACCAGAACCGGTCCGGAACGGCGTACGCGGCGTCCAGTCGCCAGCCGTCGGCCCCGCGGGCCAGCCAGTGCGACATCACCTCGACGGTGTAGTCGATCACGGCGGGATTGCGGTGGTTGAGCGCGATCAGCTCGCCGTGCCCCTCGAAGTTCGCGAAGCCGTCGCGGCCCCGGCGAAACCACGCCGACGACGGATGGTCCGGGCCGCCGTCGAGCGCCTCGCGGTAGCGCGGGAACTCGGTGCCGACGTGGTTGAACACGCCGTCCAGCAGCACCCGTAGCCCACGCCGGTGTGCCTGGTCGACCAACTCGTCGAAGTCGCCGTCGTCACCCAGTCGCGGATCGATCGCATAGTGGTCGGTGGTGTCGTAACCGTGTGTGCGCGAAGCGAACACGGGGCCGAGCGCGAGTCCGGACGCACCGAGCGCGATCGCGTGGTCGAGCCAGTCCACGATCCGGCGCAGCCGGTGTTCGCCGGCGGCGGGCGGGGGATCGGCGGGAAAAGCGCCGACGAATCCGAGCGGGTAGATCTGCCACCAGATGACGTGCTCGACCCACGCTGGTTCCGTCATGTGCCGAACTTCTCCCGGTAGAGGGCCTTCATTGCTTCGGTGAGCTCGGGCGCCGGTCCGTCGACCGGCACCGCGGGTGCGATGTCACCGATCGGCAGGGTGGCCACCGGCGGCGCGGCCGCCCCCCACTCGGCCAGCCAGCCACTCAGCTGTGCCGACGACGCGGCGTAGACGATGCGGCCCAGTCCCACCCAGGCGTGCGCGGCGGCGCACATCGGACAGTGCTCCCCGGATGTGTAGACGGTGGCGGCGGCGCGCTCGTCGGGGTGCAGGTTCTCCGCGGCCCATTTCGCGATCGCGAACTCGGGGTGTCTGGTGCGGTCGCCGCCGCTGACCCGGTTGTGGTCGGCGAAGCGGACCCGGCCGGCACGGTCGACGAGTACGGAACCGAACGGCTCGTCACCGGCGTCGAGCGCCTCGCGCGCGAGGTCCACGCAGCGGCGGAGATGGTCGAGGTCCGTCTCGCTGATCGCCACAGGCCGGAGTCTACGCAGCGGACATCGTGCTCAGGACGCGCAGCAGCCGTCGGCGACATCGAGCCGGCAGGCACACGAGGCGTTGACCGGCACATCGGCACGCGCTTTGGCCAGGGTGAGCTGCTGACCGATGATCGTCGCCTCGGCGCTGCGCCCCAGCCGGTGCAGGCACTCGTGATAGCCGTGCAGGCTCCACACGTTGCCGGGGTGCTGCGACGACCGGCTCAGCGCGGGGTCCAGGCCCAGGTCGGCGGCGTACACCGCCGCGGCCTCCTCGACTCGGCCCTGTTCGAGCAGCAGCGCACCGTAGGCGTGGCGGGTCGGTTGCATCCAGCCCCACGGTTCGTCGTAGGGCAGCGAGTCGTCCAGTTCGATGGCCCGGCGCAGATGTGCGAACGCCTCGTCGAACAGCCCTGCGCGATAGGCGATCTCACCGTCGAGCATGGCCTCGGCAACCGCGAGGATGTCCCGGCTGGTGTTGTTGAACAGGTAGCGGGACTCCGGGATCCGGGCATAGGCGGCGGCGAACGCGTCACGCTCGGCGCGCGCCTGGTCGAGGTGTCCTCTGGCGGCGTGTGCGACGCCGCGCCCGTAGTGGATCGTCGCGGTCGTGGTGCAGTACAGCGCCTGATCGTCGGGGAGGGGTTCGGCGATCAGGTCGTCCCAGCGGCCGAAGCGCACCAGAACGTGCACCCGCAGGGGAACGAAGGCCTCCAGCCAGTCGGCCATCGGAGGTGATTCGATCGCGAGCAGTTCCGGCGTCAGCTGGCCCGCGAGTTCGTCCGCGGCTTGCAGTGCGACCGCCGAGGATCCCTCGAACATCGCCGAATACACCACGAAGTGCAGATCGTGGGCGCGGTAGAGCGAGTAGAAGTTCAGCGGTCCGGCACGGTCGACGAAGCGCCGGTCGGCCTCGACGGCGGCGAGGTTGGCGGTCACCGATGCGCGGTACTGCCCGCACAACACGTCGATGTGGCTCGGCATGTGCTGCAGGTGGCCGGCGTCGGGCACCAGCCCCCGCAGCAGGTCGGCGGCGGGCAGCGCGTCCTCGGGGGTCGCCGACATCTCCATCGTGTGCAGGTACAGGTGCAGCACGCCGGGATGCTCGCGCCCCGCGGCGGTGTCGAGCGCCGCATCGAGGATCGCCTTGGCGGCCACCACCCGTGAGCCGGGCGCCGGTTCCCCGGTCCGGGTGTCCCACAGCGCCCACGCGGTGATGTTGACCAGCGCGTCGGCGGCCAGCGCCTGGACGTCGACGTCCTCGGGGTAGGCCGCCGCGAGTTCGACCATCGCGTCGGCGTAGGCCGGATGTCCGTCGTCCAGCGCCGCGGTCTGGCCCGGGTCGTCGACGGGGAACCGCGCCTGCAGCGCCTCGATCAGGCCGCGTTCGACGGCCGACGCCCGGCCGTCCGCGGCGAGTCGCAACTCCATCCGCGCCCGCGCCAGCGATGCGCCGAGGTCGACCGGATCGAACGCCTCCCACGGCTTGTTGTAGTTCGGGCCGACGGCGTACGCGACACCCCAGCGGGCGATGGCCAGATCCGGGTCGAGTTGCAGCGCCCGCTCGAAGCAGTGGACCGCCTCCTCGTGGTTGAACGCATACGCCCACACCATGCCGCGGTCGAACCACTCCTGGGCTTGCGGCGACGGGGTGTCGACGGGCCGGTGGTAGGAGCCGAGGTCGTAGTACGGCTCGGCGTCGATACCCAGAGGGATCGTCATGCCGTCTCCCGTCGGTCGGATGTCACCGTCGTCAGTGTGACGGCTCTCCATGGGAGAACGTCAAGCCAGGAGGCGAGATTCATCCGCGCGACGCGTCCGCGAACGGAGGACCGTGGCCAGCGCGGCGAGTACGCACCCCGCCGCCGCCCACGCCCCGAGCGTCAGCATGGCGGTGGCGGCGCCGTTACCGCCGAAGTACTGCAGGCTGCGCAGCAATTCCACCCCGGAACCCTGGGGCACGATGTGGGTGAACAGCCGGTAGAAGCCGGAGAGCAGCGGCCGTCCCACCGGGCCCGCGGCCGCGGCGTTGCCGACGATCACCAGGAACAGGGTGAGCACCAGCGACGCGATGGTGCCGAACGCCGCCGCCACACCGGTGACCGCACCGCCGACGGCCATCGCATACAGCCACAGGGCGCCGAACAGTGGGGCGGTGTGGCCGGTCAGTGCGCCGAGTCCGCCGTCGACATAGGCGGTCACCCCCGCGGCCAGCAGTGCCGAGTGGCCGGCCAGGCTCAGGGTGCGCAGACCCAGCGTGCGCGGAGTGCGGGCGGCACCCATCATCCTGCTCAACAGTGTCGCGCCGACCGAGGCGCCGATGGACAGGAAGATCACGGCGTAGAACTCGACGGTCCCCGACGGGTCGGCGGCGGTCGTGGGGGCGACGTCCTCGACGACGGTGTTCAGTCCGGCCCCGCCGGCGAAGGCGCGACCGACGGATTCGGCGGCGGTGACGACGCTTCGGCCGCCACCGCCGGCCACGTAGACGGTCAGCGTGCGGTCGGCGCCGACGGCGAATCCGGCGTCGGCGCGGCGTTCGTAGACCAGGTCCCGCACGCTCGCAGCGTCGGGGGATTCGGTGACCGCCAGCGCGTTCTGGCTCTCGAGCGCCTCGAGTAGCTGCGGGGGAGCGGCCACGGCGACGTCGAGGTGGCGCAACGTCGGGTTGGCGAAGGCGCCGGAATAGCTGGCGATCATCGCGACGACGAAGAGCAGGAGCGCCACCATCGCGGCTGCCGTGAGGACCAGCCGCGATCGCAGGTCGGGTCCGGCGGGATGGGACGGTGCGGCGTGTTTTGCCAAGGGAGGGAGATCCTTTCGGGAAGTCAGAGGCCGAGCAGCGCGTAGACGGTGTCGAGCGCGGCGGTCACCCTGGTACGCAGGTCGTCGCTGTGCGGGTCCTCCATCCAGGACCGCAGCACTTCCATGAAGCCGCCGACCAGGAACCGGCTGACCGCCTCCGGTGACAGGGCCGCGGCCGGGCCGAGTACCGGTGCGGCCTCTTCGGCGATCGCGGTGCAGGCGGGCAGCAGTTCGGCACGGAAGGCCGAGACCACCCGCTGGGCGACCGCGGTGCCGACCACATGGCGGTACATCGCCCGGTGTTCGGCGGCGAAGTCGAACAGCCGGAGGATCCGGGTCCGGGCGTCGCCGTCGAGATCGGTTGTGGCCGCAGCGAATGCGGCGGTGAAGGCGGTGGCGATCGCATCGTCGCGATCGCCGAAGTGCTGATAGAACGCCTGCCTGCTGACACCGGCGTGGGCGACGAGATCGGCCACGGTCAGCTCGTCGACGGGTCGCCGGGTGACCAGGGTGAGCGCGGCGTCACGCAGACGTGCGCGTAACCGCTCCGCACGCGGATCCGCGCTGTGTGTCCGTGCTGCCACCTGGAGCAGCCTAAGGTGCTTCGTAGACAGATGTCTACGAACTACGGAGGTGTTCTCCGGCACCCGTCGACGTGAAATGTGACGGACCGCGCGCCACTCGCACGTTCGTCCGGCAGTCACGGAGCGCGGACATTACGGTGACGGCATGATCCGGTGTGTGCGGCTGTGGACGGGTGAGAACGACGCGTCGCACTTCGAGATCGGCCGGCTCGACATGTGGCCCGGCCGCAACGACGACCTCGTCTCCGCCGTCATGCCCGCCACGCACGTCACCCTCGAGGAGACCGCGACCGGGGGAGCGCTGGCCTGGCACACCGCGCCGGTGCGGCAACTGGTGGTGACGCTGGCGGGTTCGCTGGTGTTCTCCACCCGCGACGGGCACGAGTTCACGCTGGGTCCCGGCGATGTGCTGCTGGCCGAGGACACCGCGGGGTCGGGACACAAGTGGCGGCTCGAGGGCAGCGATCCGTGGCAGCGGATGTACGTCGTGCTCGCGGAGAACGTCGAGGTGGCGTTCGTCGCGGCCGACTAGTGGCCCGCCACCACATCGCTTTCGTCGACGATTGCCGGGCCGGCCGCCCAGGCGACCCGCGGCGGTGGATCAGCCCGATGAACGACAGCATCGCACCCTCTCCGAGCACCTTGAGCCCGTCGTCGGCGACCCGGTGCCGCCGGCGTGAGACGCCAGGATCTCGGCAATGGACGGTCCGCTCACCGGACCCCGCGGCTCACCAGGCATACGTGCGGATTCTCAGCACGGTGATGGCGTCCGCGGGTCGACCGTGTGTCGATCTTGTTGCCATTCCGGGCCGGTGATTCGACACCGGCGGCTGGAACGTGTTCTAGTGCAGAAATGCTGGAGTACACCCACGTCGAGGGTCTCAGCTCTGCCGACGTCACCCGGTTACGGGAGATCTACGAACCCCTGACGGAGTCCGTGCGCGCGTTGATCGACGCCACCATCCGCACCGAGGTGGACGCCGAGACGGTGGCCGCCGTCAAAGCCGACGTCGACGCGGCCACCGAGCGCCTGCGCGGCAGGCAGCTCGACGGGCCGTTCGGCCTGCAGTTCACCTCGGACGGCGCTCAGATGCCGTGGGGCAACCCCGTCGTGGGCCTGCGCAACCCGATGGCGCCCCCGCTCGTCATCCACCGCGACGAGGACGACCGCGTGTACGCCGATTTCGACCTGGGTGCGGCGTACGAGGGCCCGCCCGGCCACGTCCACGGCGGGGTGGCGGCTCTGGTACTCGACCACGTGCTCGGCGAGGCCGCCAGCAATCAGCACAGGCCCCGGCTCACCGGCACCATCACGCTGCGCTATCTGCGCACCACCCGACTCGGCCGGGTGCACGCCGAAGCGCACATCGCACGGGTCGACGGCTACAAGGCCTTCGCCGTCGGCCATCTCGCCGACGACGAAGGTGTCACGGTCGAGGCCGAGGGCGTGTTCATCCAGCCCAGGTGGGCTCGGGGATAGGCGTGATCGCCGCGAGGCTGCGGGTGATCGCGGCCATCTCGGCGACCAGCACGCGGGCCCCGCTGCTGCTCTCGGTGACGGTGTGGGCCACGTCGCGGACGCGACGGTCGGCCGCGAGGAGCTCCGGCAGGTCGACCGTCCACAGCGCGGCCGGATTCGGCGGGGCGCCGCGCAACGCGTCGACGTAGTCGTCGACGGCGGCGACGAACTCCGGGCTCAGCGCAACCGGTTCGGCGGGCAGGCTGCTCTCCATCGTCGTGCACGCCCCGGTGATCGCGTTGAGCGCAGTCCGCAGCGACCGCAACCACTGCCGCTCCGTCGGGTCCTGCAACCGGGTCGCCCCGGAGGCCGCCTCGAACGCCGCGCGGGCGCGGAAGGCCCGCTGCCACGCGGTCGCCAGCGCGTCGGCCGGCCGATCGAGTTCGTGCACGAACGCCCGCATGACCATTGCGGCGTAGTCGATCTCGGTCATCAGCAGCTCACCGGCCCGCTGGCGCAGCCGGATCATCGCGTCGTCGGGCAACGTCACGTGGGTGAGCAGCGCCAGCCCGCCGCCCATCGCGACCGCCAGCAGCCGGGACAGCACCGCGGTGCCCTCGACCGGTTCGGCGATGCCGAGCAGGAACACCACGGCGGCGGCCAGCGCCGCGCTGACCGCGATGTACCCGAATCCCCACACCGCGTACGCCACCCCGACGAACGCCGCCGCGCTCACCGCCGCCACCATCCCCGTCGGCGGCCACAGCAGGCTGATCGCGGACGCGACCGCGATACCGGCCGCCAGGCCGGCCAACCGGCCCGCGCACCGCGTGTAGGTGTGCGCGGTCTCCGGCCGAAGCACCAGCAGTACGGTCAGCGCCAGCCAGTAGGGCTCGTGCAGCTCGGCGAAGCGCGCCACCGCCACACCCACCGCGGTGGCGACGGCCAGGCGGACCGCGTGGCGTAGCACCGGTGACGTCGACACCAGGTGGCGGCGCAACGCCCCGGCCGACCCCCGTAGCGAGCCGCGCAGGTCCGGTCCGCGCAGTCGGCCGAAACGCAGCACCGCCGCCTCGTGCAACTGCTCGGCGAAACGCTGGGCGGCGTTGGCGCCGGACCCCGTGACCGCCGCGGCGGCGGCGTCGACCCGTTGCAGCGCGCGGTCGGCGCCGCGGTGGGCAGCGACGCCGTGGTCGGCGATCGCGTCGAGGAACTCACCGGCAGCCGACGACAGCTCGGTGAGATCGGCGTCGGTGCGGCGCAGCGCCACCAGCGTCGCGGCGATCCGTTCGGGGAGTTGGTAACCCAGCTGGTAGGCCTTGGGTCGCTGGTGCTGCGGGATGTTGGTGAACACTTCCCGCAGCCACGTCAGCTGTGCCGGGTCGAGCGGTGTGTCCGTGTTGGCGGCCAGATTCCTGGCGTCCTGGGCCAGCGAGCGGTGGGCCCGGGTGAGCGCGTGCTGCTGGGCGCGCCAGCGCTGAGGCGGACGCAGCCAGACCAGCAACGCCTGCACCAGACCGGTGGCGACCGTCAGCACCGTCGTGGCCACGACGGCGGGCAGCGACATCGACTCCGGAGGGGTGATCACCAGCAGCCCCGCCGCCGCGGCGGCCACGAATCCGGCGTTGGCGCCCAGCGCCCACTGCATCCCCGCCAGGAAGCACCAGCCCGCCACCACGGCGACGAACAGGGCGTCGTAGTCGGTGGTCAGCGATCCCAGCAGCGCGGCCGCGCCCACCTCGGCCGACGAGATCAGCACGATCGGCAGCCGCCGGCCGGGGGTGTCCTGCAGCGCGATGGCGCCGGTGATGATGCCGGCGCCGGCGGTCCACATCGCCGCCGTCGGCGAAATCCAGTACAGCGCTGCGGCAGTCAGCGCGAGCACGCCGAGCAGACTGCGGACGACCGCGCCCACTCCCGGCGTGGTCAGCCGAACCGTGTCCATCATCCGGCTGTCGACGTGCACGCCACCATTCTCCCCCCGTGGCGCCGACGGCCCCGCGTGACGCGCGCGTGGACGCCCTGTCAGTAGGTTGCAAGCGTGGAGAAGGTGATGATCACGCTGCGCTCCCCGGCCGCCGACGACATCTGGTGTACCCGGTTGCGCACCGAAGTGGCGCCCCGATTGTCGGAACTGGGGGTGCCGGGGCTGTCGGTCAACGTGCGCGACGCGCCGGTTCGGGACTCTCTGATGACGCTCACCACCCTGGATCCGCCGGTGGTCGCCGTGGTGAGCGTGTGGACGCAGCAGTCCTACGGCGCTGACATCCGCGGTGCGATCGACGTGCTGTCGGCCGAATGCGATGCGGTGGCCGCCTATCTGGTCACCGAGTCGGTGCCGCTGCCGCCTCCGGTCACCGAACCGGGCGAGCGCACCGAGGGGCTGGCGAACATCGCGCTCCTGCGGCGGCCCGACGATCTCGACGAGTCGACGTGGCGGACCCGCTGGCAGCTGTCGCACACGCCGGTCGCGATCGCCACCCAGGCCACGTTCGGCTACGTCCAGAACACCGTCGTGCGCCCCCTCACCGACGGCGCCCCGGTGATCGCCGCGATCGTCGAGGAACTCTTCCCCCTTGCGGCGGTGTCGGATCTGCACGCGTTCTTCGGCGCTGCCGACGACGCCGACCTCACCGACCGGATGCAGCGGATGCTGGCCAGCACCGAATCGTTCGGCGCGAACCGGGACATCGACACGGTGCCCACCAGTCGCTACGTGATGCGGAGCCCGTTCGCGGCGGGCTGACGTTACGCTGCTGCGGTGACCCTGCAGATCAGCGACGCCGACGGGGTACGCACCGTCACGCTGGACCGACCGGAAGCCCTCAACGCCTTCAACGAGGCGCTCTACGACGCGACCACAGTGGCTCTGCGCGAGGCCGACGCCGATCCGTCGGTGGCCGTCGTGCTGCTCACCGGCGCCGGCCGCGCCTTCAGCGCCGGCAACGATCTCAACGAGATGGCCGCGCGCGTCACCGATCCGGACTTCCAGCCGGGCGAGCACGGCTTCCCGGGGCTGATGGAGGCGCTGCTCGAATTACGGAAACCGTTGGTGTGTGCGGTCAACGGCCTGGCCGTGGGTATCGGCACCACGATCCTCGGATACGCCGACCTCGTGTTCATGTCGACGACCGCGCGACTGAAGTGTCCGTTCACCAGCCTGGGCGTGGCACCGGAGGC comes from the Mycolicibacterium litorale genome and includes:
- a CDS encoding FUSC family protein — its product is MMDTVRLTTPGVGAVVRSLLGVLALTAAALYWISPTAAMWTAGAGIITGAIALQDTPGRRLPIVLISSAEVGAAALLGSLTTDYDALFVAVVAGWCFLAGMQWALGANAGFVAAAAAGLLVITPPESMSLPAVVATTVLTVATGLVQALLVWLRPPQRWRAQQHALTRAHRSLAQDARNLAANTDTPLDPAQLTWLREVFTNIPQHQRPKAYQLGYQLPERIAATLVALRRTDADLTELSSAAGEFLDAIADHGVAAHRGADRALQRVDAAAAAVTGSGANAAQRFAEQLHEAAVLRFGRLRGPDLRGSLRGSAGALRRHLVSTSPVLRHAVRLAVATAVGVAVARFAELHEPYWLALTVLLVLRPETAHTYTRCAGRLAGLAAGIAVASAISLLWPPTGMVAAVSAAAFVGVAYAVWGFGYIAVSAALAAAVVFLLGIAEPVEGTAVLSRLLAVAMGGGLALLTHVTLPDDAMIRLRQRAGELLMTEIDYAAMVMRAFVHELDRPADALATAWQRAFRARAAFEAASGATRLQDPTERQWLRSLRTALNAITGACTTMESSLPAEPVALSPEFVAAVDDYVDALRGAPPNPAALWTVDLPELLAADRRVRDVAHTVTESSSGARVLVAEMAAITRSLAAITPIPEPTWAG
- a CDS encoding EthD domain-containing protein, which codes for MEKVMITLRSPAADDIWCTRLRTEVAPRLSELGVPGLSVNVRDAPVRDSLMTLTTLDPPVVAVVSVWTQQSYGADIRGAIDVLSAECDAVAAYLVTESVPLPPPVTEPGERTEGLANIALLRRPDDLDESTWRTRWQLSHTPVAIATQATFGYVQNTVVRPLTDGAPVIAAIVEELFPLAAVSDLHAFFGAADDADLTDRMQRMLASTESFGANRDIDTVPTSRYVMRSPFAAG
- a CDS encoding enoyl-CoA hydratase/isomerase family protein, translating into MTLQISDADGVRTVTLDRPEALNAFNEALYDATTVALREADADPSVAVVLLTGAGRAFSAGNDLNEMAARVTDPDFQPGEHGFPGLMEALLELRKPLVCAVNGLAVGIGTTILGYADLVFMSTTARLKCPFTSLGVAPEAASSYLLPQLMGRQNAAWLLMSSEWVSATDAQRMGIAWKLCEPDQLLDEARTHAAVLASRPISSLMAVKETIVEPTRDEVKAAIAREYAKFEVLLGSAANADALAAFADRGQA